Proteins from one Salarias fasciatus chromosome 14, fSalaFa1.1, whole genome shotgun sequence genomic window:
- the trmt9b gene encoding putative tRNA methyltransferase 9B: MEEAATQLERDHVHSVYDKIAPYFNDSRYKAWPKVRQFLLDLQPGSIVADIGCGNGKYLHINQEVFKLGCDVCRPLVDFAWSQGHEVQVCDGLHLPYRDGCFDAVLSIAVIHHLSTKERRIRAIREMARTLRVGGRIMIYVWAMEQKRRKFEKQDIFVPWNPNPHLPCGFGREPAKPRRRAAAQSASEAIDTADKHRKVRSTSSVADEEDLALRAPQQKTQALWFFSRSLDSVFDFGSLAISRSSSRELSTLSSPAGENERNKAARRGRGLIKQVSSFFSPPSAIGSEEDVFEADADAHKGDGVAEHQGVSVSLSQECGSVALPDLIPLQGQAAPRESTPSPQGSGGQADGSCLRYYHVFREGELAELIQNHVEELHVKHAYFDHANWCVVAEKVRLWKI; the protein is encoded by the exons ATGGAGGAGGCTGCCACCCAGCTGGAGCGGGATCACGTGCACAGCGTCTACGACAAGATCGCCCCGTATTTCAACGACAGCCGCTACAAGGCCTGGCCGAAGGTGCGGCAGTTCTTGCTGGACCTGCAGCCCGGGAGCATCGTCGCCGACATCG GCTGCGGCAATGGAAAGTATCTCCACATCAACCAGGAGGTGTTCAAGCTGGGGTGTGACGTctgtcgccccctggtggacttTGCCTGGAGCCAAGGACACGAGGTGCAAGTGTGTGACGGGCTGCATTTGCCTTATCGGGACGGCTGCTTCGACGCTGTGCTTTCCATTGCAG ttATCCATCATTTGTCCACCAAAGAGCGTCGTATTCGAGCAATAAGGGAGATGGCGCGCACCCTGCGGGTGGGCGGGCGCATCATGATCTACGTCTGGGCCATGGAGCAGAAGCGCCGGAAATTCGAGAAGCAGGACATCTTCGTGCCCTGGAACCCCAACCCCCATCTGCCCTGCGGCTTCGGCAGGGAGCCGGCCAAACCcaggaggagggcggcggcgcAGAGCGCCAGCGAAGCCATAGACACCGCCGACAAGCACAGGAAGGTTCGAAGCACATCGTCGGTGGCGGACGAGGAGGACCTGGCTCTCCGCGCGCCGCAGCAGAAGACGCAGGCGCTCTGGTTCTTCTCCCGGTCGCTGGACTCCGTGTTCGACTTCGGGAGCTTAGCCATCTCCCGCTCGTCCTCCCGAGAGCTGAGCACTTTATCCTCGCCCGCCGGCGAAAACGAGAGGAACAAGGCCgcgcggcgggggcggggcctcatCAAGCAGGTCTCAAGCTTCTTCTCGCCGCCGTCCGCCATCGGCTCGGAGGAGGACGTCTTCGAGGCGGACGCGGACGCGCACAAGGGGGATGGCGTCGCGGAGCACCAGGGCGTGTCCGTGTCTCTGTCCCAGGAGTGCGGCTCCGTGGCGCTGCCGGACCTCATCCCCCTGCAGGGCCAGGCGGCGCCGCGGGAAAGCACACCCAGTCCTCAGGGCAGCGGGGGCCAGGCAGACGGCTCCTGCCTGAGGTACTACCACGTCTTCAGGGAGGGGGAGCTGGCCGAGCTGATCCAGAACCACGTGGAGGAGCTCCACGTCAAGCACGCGTACTTCGACCACGCCAACTGGTGCGTGGTGGCGGAGAAAGTCCGCCTGTGGAAGATCTga
- the hdac12 gene encoding uncharacterized protein hdac12, with translation MRADRRMTCTKRIFRPRSPLLGAALGSCRRFHAETVRLESRGLPIIHHRKYVCELPPNHRFPMEKFPRVLHFLLQDHVITEKQVWVPQIASTDLLRCVHTEEYLNDFIHGKINEREQRRTGFPWSEGIVRRCRYETGGTLLAAQVALQRGLACSTAGGTHHAFPSYGSGFCLLNDLAVAAKHTLDSSSAQRKVLIVDLDVHQGDGTAFIFKEEPSVFTFSVHCGKNFPLRKQHSDLDVSVEDGLEDREYLATVEAHLPWLLDSFRPDLVLYDAGVDPHWEDELGRLQLTDHGLYQRDLYVMKTVVSRGVPLAAVIGGGYSRDIDKLALRHSIVHRAAAQVWREAGM, from the exons ATGAGAGCGGACAGAAGGATGACCTGCACGAAGCGGATCTTCAGACCTCGGTCTCCGCTGCTCGGCGCGGCTCTCGGCTCCTGCAGACGTTTCCACGCAGAAACA GTGAGGCTTGAATCCAGAGGACTCCCCATAATCCACCACAGGAAGTATGTGTGTGAGCTTCCTCCCAACCACAGGTTTCCCATGGAAAAGTTCCCcagagttttacactttttgcTCCAAGATCATGTTATTACTGAGAAACAG GTGTGGGTCCCTCAGATTGCCTCGACAGATTTACTgcgctgcgttcacaccgagGAGTACCTGAACGATTTCATACACGGGAAAATAAATGAGCGTGAGCAGAGGAGGACCGGATTTCCCTGGAGCGAAGGCATCGTGAGACGCTGTCGATATGAGACGG GAGGGACGCTCCTCGCCGCTCAGGTCGCTCTGCAGAGGGGGCTGGCCTGCAGCACGGCAGGAGGAACACATCATGCTTTCCCCAGCTACGGTTCGGGGTTTTGTCTCCTCAATGACCTGGCGGtagcagcaaaacacacactggacagcTCCTCGGCTCAGAGGAAGGTGCTGATTGTGGATCTGGACGTGCATCAG GGCGACGGCACCGCTTTCATCTTTAAAGAGGAGCCGTCGGTCTTCACGTTCtcggtgcattgtgggaaaaacTTCCCCCTCCGTAAACAACACAGTGACCTGGACGTCAGCGTGGAGGAcggactggaggacagagagtACCTCGCCACCG TGGAGGCCCACCTGCCCTGGCTGCTGGACAGCTTCCGCCCCGACCTGGTCCTGTACGACGCCGGCGTCGACCCCCACTGGGAGGACGAGCTCGGGAGGCTCCAACTGACCGACCACG GGCTTTACCAGCGGGACCTGTATGTGATGAAAACCGTGGTGAGCAGAGGCGTCCCTCTGGCTGCGGTTATTGGGGGAGGATACTCCAGAGACATCGACAAGCTGGCCCTCAGACACTCCATCGTCCATAGAGCGGCAGCTCAG gttTGGAGGGAAGCTGGAATGTGA